The sequence below is a genomic window from Sulfurihydrogenibium subterraneum DSM 15120.
GTTGCAACGGTTGAATAGCTCCTTCTTCCTACTGGCTCAACAAGTCCTATTTTAAACCCTGCCTCTATCAAGCCTTTTCTAACTGGTAGTGAAGCTGAGTAAGTAGCTAAGATAGCCTTATCTGTCATAAGAGTTTTTACTACTTTAAACAAGTCTAAAGTCCACATTTCAGTGTTAACTTTTGGTGAAAATGGGTCGTAAAACACAGCGTCAAACTTGTATCCAGATTTTGATAAATCTAAAAGTATTTTTCTTCCTTCTCCTATAACTACAGTTAAGCTTACTGTATCAGATGATACTATGTAAGATGGGTATAGATTTTCGTTTAGTTTAATCTCTGCAGGCTTTAAAGATTTTATAAAGTCATACTCATCTTTAAGATTCTCTGGAATTTCCATCTGATTTATTCTATCTAAAAAGTTTTTGTCCTTTTCTATTGAGATTATGCTTATTTTTACATCTGGATTGTTATTTTTTGCAACGTTTATAGCAACTGCAACATTATAACCAAGTCCAAATCCTACGTCTAAAATGTTTATCTGGTGCTTTTCTTTTGCCAATCTATCTATTTTACAAGGGAGGATAAACTTGTAAAGACTTTCTGTGTAAGCTCCCGCTTTTGTGCTGTGGTATGCTTCGTTATACTCAAAGTTATAAAAAGTTTGAGTTCCGTCAGCTGTTATAACTTTACCATCTATAAATCTTAAATCAGGGTAGGTTTTTATTATCTTTAAATCAAGTAAATACTTGGCAAAAAGTTTTATGGCCTCTATGTTTTTACTGTCTAATCCGTATTTAAGATTTTTTAAATACTCTTTCTTATTTACTTCTAAATCTAAACTGTCAATCTTTTCAAAGAATTCTTTTACATTCTGTTTTAACCTTTTAGCAAACTCTAAAACTTTTTCTTTGTTTTGTAGAAAAAAGTCTTTATTAACGCACCACAGGGCAAATGTAAAAGGTAATCCTGTTTTATCAAACCATAACTTTGAAAGGTCATAAACATACTTATAATCTTTTTGATACTCTATCGCTTTATTTCCTATCAATAAAACAGATTCTCTTTTTTTGTAAGTATCAAAGTATTTATAAACAGGCTTTTTTCCTAAAAAAATCTCAAATATAACTTTTGTCAGATAAACAGAGGTTTTGGACTCTTTTGTAAGGTATATAACTTCTATGTCCTGTAGTGGAATGTCTGAGCCTATTATTACAGAGTTAACCTCTTTGTAGGAGCTGATAGATAAATCTGGAATGATTAAATACTGGAAAAAATTTTCTAAATACTCAGCTGTTGAGACTATTCCTGCATCTATCTTTTTTTCTTTTAAAAATTTGTTTAGATTAGCTGGATAGTCTTTTACAATTGTAATGCCTTTAAATTTTTCTATGCCAAAGGGAAGGGTATTTAAGTAATCTATCCAACCTACTTTCATTTTAGTCTTTCTAAAATAAATGTTTTTAATCTAAGGGTTGCAATGCTTACCACAAATCCAATCAATAAACTAAACACAACTACAAGAAAAGAGTAAATAAAAGGGTGCTCTAACAGTAATTTAGCAAAGTAGTTTGAAGCTGTAAGTTGAAAAATTTCCTTTGGCGGTGCTTTTATTAGCTGATAAAAGCTGTATAGGGCAACGGTAATCATTAAAACTGCAAGCATCATCTTTATGTAAAACTTATTTATCTTTTGACCTAATATGGCTCCAAACACAGCTCCAAAAGACGAACCAAAGATTAAAATAATCGTTAAGACTATGTCAACTCCATGATTTACATAAGAGTGAAAGAATGCCAAGAATGAAGCTACAAAAACCATTTGAAAAATACTTATAGATACAGCACTTATAACCTCATAACCTCCAAGGTACATCAATGCAGGAGTGATAAGATTTCCTCCTCCTATTCCCATTATAGCGGCTAAAAATCCTGAAGAAAATCCAATAAATGCAGGAAGTAAAATAGATATTTCTCTATTTTTAAATTGTGTTTTAAAAGGTAGATTTTTAATAAAGTTAGGAATCTCGTTAGGCTCACTTTTGTGTCTGTTTTTAATGCTTTCTACAAATATAAAAAGTCCTAAGATTAATAGATACACAACGTAAACACTTAAAACAAACTTTTTAACATATCCAAGACTTTTAAGAAGATTTATCAAGAAAACGCCAAAAGACCCACCAACAAACCCAAAAACGACTATGTAAAGTCCCATTTTTATATCTACAACCTTTGACTTTAAATACGTTAAAAATCCAGACAAAGAAGCTCCCGATATCTGACTGATAGATGAGCCTACTACAACAACAGAAGGAATGTTCATATTTAGTAAAACTGGGTTAAGGATAATACCACCACCTATTCCCAGCATTCCAGACAAAACACCAACCACAAAACCTAAGACAAGGACGTGTAGTATATTTACTTCAACATTTGCAATAGGAAGAAGTATATCCATTATATTCTATACTTCTCCTTTAGTTTATTTAAAAGTTTTTCGTAAAGGTCTTTGTCTGTATCTAACAGGTTTTTGACTGATTGGACGTCCTTGTCTCCTCTTCCAGATAGGTTTATAACTACTGATTGGTGTTTGTCTAACTGCTGTGCAATTTCTACAGCTTTTATTACTGCGTGGGAGCTCTCTAATGCTGGTATTATACCTTCTGTTCTTGAAAGTAGTAGAAATCCTTCTAACGCCTCTTCATCTGTAGCGGTTATATACGTAGCTCTTCCAGACTCTTTTAGGTAAGCGTGCTCTGGTCCTACACCAGGATAGTCTAATCCTGCGGATATTGAGTGGGTTGTTTCTATCTGTCCCCACTGGTCTTGTAAAAAGTATGATTTCATCCCGTGTAAAACGCCAACAGACCCTCCAACGATACTTGCTGCGTGCATTCCAGTCTCAAGTCCGTATCCTCCCGCTTCTACTCCTACTAATTTAACCTCTTCATCTTCTATAAACGGGTAGAATATACCAATTGCATTACTTCCACCACCAACACAAGCAACTATCACATCAGGAAGTTTTCCTTCTATCTCAAGTATTTGATTTTTTACTTCTTCTCCTATAACTGACTGAAAATCTCTTACAATCATTGGGAATGGATGAGGTCCTAATGCCGAGCCTATTATGTAGTGAGTTGTCCTTACATTTGTAACCCAGTCTCTTAAAGCTTCGTTAACTGCATCTTTTAAAGTTCTACTTCCTGATTTTACTATCTCTACGTTAGCT
It includes:
- a CDS encoding MqnA/MqnD/SBP family protein, with the protein product MKVGWIDYLNTLPFGIEKFKGITIVKDYPANLNKFLKEKKIDAGIVSTAEYLENFFQYLIIPDLSISSYKEVNSVIIGSDIPLQDIEVIYLTKESKTSVYLTKVIFEIFLGKKPVYKYFDTYKKRESVLLIGNKAIEYQKDYKYVYDLSKLWFDKTGLPFTFALWCVNKDFFLQNKEKVLEFAKRLKQNVKEFFEKIDSLDLEVNKKEYLKNLKYGLDSKNIEAIKLFAKYLLDLKIIKTYPDLRFIDGKVITADGTQTFYNFEYNEAYHSTKAGAYTESLYKFILPCKIDRLAKEKHQINILDVGFGLGYNVAVAINVAKNNNPDVKISIISIEKDKNFLDRINQMEIPENLKDEYDFIKSLKPAEIKLNENLYPSYIVSSDTVSLTVVIGEGRKILLDLSKSGYKFDAVFYDPFSPKVNTEMWTLDLFKVVKTLMTDKAILATYSASLPVRKGLIEAGFKIGLVEPVGRRSYSTVATINGDIPVLPEKEKQRLETSPLAKPYTDPCLCKTKEEIFKEYQKTAF
- a CDS encoding sulfite exporter TauE/SafE family protein; protein product: MDILLPIANVEVNILHVLVLGFVVGVLSGMLGIGGGIILNPVLLNMNIPSVVVVGSSISQISGASLSGFLTYLKSKVVDIKMGLYIVVFGFVGGSFGVFLINLLKSLGYVKKFVLSVYVVYLLILGLFIFVESIKNRHKSEPNEIPNFIKNLPFKTQFKNREISILLPAFIGFSSGFLAAIMGIGGGNLITPALMYLGGYEVISAVSISIFQMVFVASFLAFFHSYVNHGVDIVLTIILIFGSSFGAVFGAILGQKINKFYIKMMLAVLMITVALYSFYQLIKAPPKEIFQLTASNYFAKLLLEHPFIYSFLVVVFSLLIGFVVSIATLRLKTFILERLK
- the trpB gene encoding tryptophan synthase subunit beta translates to MKKYTFPDEKGYYGQFGGKYLPETLIPALEELEQQYLKIKNDGDFKRELVYYLTEYAGRPTPLYFAPRLTQVVGGAKIYLKREDLLHTGAHKINNTLGQVLLTKRIGKKRIIAETGAGQHGVSTATAASLFGLECTIYMGEEDAERQALNVFRMKLLGANVEIVKSGSRTLKDAVNEALRDWVTNVRTTHYIIGSALGPHPFPMIVRDFQSVIGEEVKNQILEIEGKLPDVIVACVGGGSNAIGIFYPFIEDEEVKLVGVEAGGYGLETGMHAASIVGGSVGVLHGMKSYFLQDQWGQIETTHSISAGLDYPGVGPEHAYLKESGRATYITATDEEALEGFLLLSRTEGIIPALESSHAVIKAVEIAQQLDKHQSVVINLSGRGDKDVQSVKNLLDTDKDLYEKLLNKLKEKYRI